A genomic stretch from Brucella sp. BE17 includes:
- the kdsA gene encoding 3-deoxy-8-phosphooctulonate synthase — MTTASSAVKAGNVTFSNDAPFSLIAGPCQMETREHAFEMAGRLKEITDRLGIGLVYKSSFDKANRTSLKAERGIGLEKALEVFSDLKKEFGFPVLTDIHTEEQCAEVAPVVDVLQIPAFLCRQTDLLIAAAKTGRVINVKKGQFLAPWDMKNVLAKITENGNPNVLATERGVSFGYNTLVSDMRSLPIMAGFGAPVIFDATHSVQQPGGQGASSGGQREFVETLARAAIAVGVAGVFIETHQDPDNAPSDGPNMVPIDKMPALLEKLMAFDRIAKGL; from the coding sequence ATGACGACCGCCAGTTCTGCCGTTAAAGCCGGGAATGTTACTTTTTCCAACGATGCGCCGTTTTCGCTGATTGCAGGTCCCTGCCAGATGGAAACGCGCGAGCACGCTTTCGAGATGGCGGGGCGGCTCAAGGAAATCACCGACAGGCTGGGGATCGGCCTTGTCTACAAGTCGAGTTTCGATAAGGCCAATCGTACGTCACTGAAAGCCGAACGCGGCATTGGGCTTGAAAAGGCGCTGGAGGTTTTCAGCGATCTGAAAAAGGAATTCGGCTTTCCGGTTTTGACCGATATCCATACTGAGGAGCAATGCGCTGAGGTCGCTCCAGTCGTCGATGTGCTGCAAATCCCGGCGTTTTTATGCCGCCAGACCGATCTCCTGATTGCGGCGGCAAAGACTGGACGCGTCATCAACGTTAAGAAGGGCCAGTTTCTAGCACCCTGGGACATGAAGAACGTTCTGGCCAAGATCACAGAAAACGGCAATCCCAATGTGCTTGCGACCGAGCGCGGCGTTTCGTTCGGCTATAATACGCTGGTGTCGGATATGCGCTCGCTGCCAATCATGGCGGGTTTTGGTGCGCCGGTCATTTTTGACGCGACCCATTCGGTGCAGCAGCCGGGCGGGCAGGGCGCCTCTTCGGGCGGGCAGCGCGAATTTGTCGAAACCTTGGCGCGGGCGGCCATCGCTGTCGGTGTCGCAGGCGTTTTCATCGAAACCCATCAGGACCCAGACAACGCGCCTTCGGATGGACCGAACATGGTGCCCATCGACAAAATGCCTGCGCTCCTTGAAAAGCTTATGGCTTTTGACCGCATTGCCAAGGGGCTTTAA
- a CDS encoding septum formation initiator family protein gives MWTKQKRKSIRGRFVLPVLTVAFLSYFGFHAYHGEYGLYSRIQLEEQKAVLTKQLAAITADRESLEKRVSLLRDGSIEKDMLDEQARRALNLSHPDEVTIIISKEDNTN, from the coding sequence ATGTGGACCAAGCAGAAACGTAAATCTATTCGCGGGCGATTCGTATTGCCTGTGCTGACGGTTGCGTTTTTGAGCTATTTCGGTTTTCACGCCTATCATGGCGAATATGGTCTTTACTCCCGCATCCAGCTCGAAGAGCAGAAAGCCGTGCTGACCAAGCAACTCGCGGCAATCACAGCCGACCGTGAATCGTTGGAAAAGCGCGTGTCGCTTTTGCGCGATGGCTCTATCGAAAAGGATATGCTTGACGAGCAGGCGCGCAGGGCGCTTAATCTCTCCCATCCCGATGAAGTGACGATAATCATTTCGAAGGAAGACAACACGAATTAA
- the lpdA gene encoding dihydrolipoyl dehydrogenase, whose translation MADNIYDVIIIGSGPGGYVTAIRAAQLGLKIAIVEREHLGGICLNWGCIPTKALLRSADVLHLGEHAKDYGLKLEGKITPDVKAVVQRSRGVSARLNGGVGFLMKKNKIDVIWGEAKLVKGASGQNPAEISVGKSSKEPHQPQNPVPKGVLGEGSYKAKHIIVATGARPRSLPGIEPDGKLIWTYFEAMVPQELPKSMLVMGSGAIGIEFASFYNDMGVDVTVVELLSQIMPVEDAEISAIARKQLEKRGLKIITEAKVSKVEKGANNVTAHIETKDGKVEKLTVDRMISAVGVQGNIENLGLETLGVKTDRGCVVIDGYGKTNVEGIYAIGDVAGPPMLAHKAEHEGTICVEKIAGLPNVHSLDKSMIPGCTYCNPQVASVGLTEAKAKEQGLDIRVGRYSFAANGKAIALGEDQGMVKTVFDKKTGQLLGAHMVGAEVTELIQGFVIAMNLETTEEELMHSVFPHPTLSEMMKESVLDAYGRVLNA comes from the coding sequence ATGGCCGACAACATCTACGACGTTATTATCATTGGTTCGGGTCCCGGTGGCTACGTCACCGCCATTCGTGCGGCGCAGCTTGGGCTCAAGATAGCTATCGTCGAGCGTGAGCATCTGGGCGGCATCTGCCTCAACTGGGGCTGTATCCCGACCAAGGCGTTGCTGCGCTCGGCTGACGTTCTGCATCTTGGCGAACATGCCAAGGATTATGGTCTTAAGCTCGAAGGTAAGATCACGCCGGACGTCAAGGCGGTGGTGCAACGTTCGCGCGGTGTTTCGGCGCGACTGAACGGCGGCGTCGGCTTTTTGATGAAAAAGAACAAGATCGACGTGATCTGGGGCGAGGCAAAACTCGTTAAAGGTGCGTCCGGTCAAAATCCTGCGGAAATTTCGGTCGGCAAATCCTCGAAAGAGCCGCACCAGCCGCAAAACCCGGTGCCGAAAGGCGTGTTGGGTGAAGGCAGCTACAAGGCCAAGCATATTATCGTTGCAACTGGCGCGCGTCCGCGTTCGCTGCCCGGCATCGAGCCGGACGGCAAGCTGATCTGGACCTATTTCGAGGCCATGGTGCCGCAGGAATTGCCGAAATCCATGCTGGTCATGGGATCGGGTGCCATCGGTATCGAATTCGCGTCTTTCTATAACGACATGGGCGTCGATGTGACGGTTGTGGAATTGCTGTCGCAGATCATGCCGGTGGAAGATGCGGAAATCTCGGCAATCGCTCGCAAGCAGCTTGAAAAGCGCGGTCTGAAAATCATTACCGAGGCAAAAGTTTCCAAGGTCGAGAAGGGCGCGAATAACGTTACCGCCCATATCGAAACCAAGGACGGCAAGGTTGAGAAATTGACGGTTGATCGTATGATTTCAGCGGTTGGCGTACAGGGCAATATCGAAAATCTTGGCCTTGAAACGCTGGGTGTGAAGACTGATCGCGGCTGCGTCGTCATTGACGGTTACGGTAAGACCAATGTCGAGGGCATTTATGCCATCGGCGATGTGGCAGGGCCACCTATGCTGGCGCACAAGGCCGAGCATGAAGGCACGATCTGCGTCGAAAAGATCGCTGGTCTGCCAAACGTTCACTCCTTAGATAAGAGCATGATTCCGGGCTGCACCTATTGTAACCCGCAGGTGGCCTCCGTTGGTCTCACCGAAGCCAAGGCCAAGGAACAAGGTCTGGATATTCGGGTCGGGCGCTATTCGTTCGCGGCCAATGGCAAGGCTATTGCGCTTGGCGAGGATCAAGGCATGGTCAAGACCGTCTTCGACAAGAAGACAGGCCAGCTTCTGGGTGCTCATATGGTGGGTGCGGAAGTGACGGAGCTGATACAGGGCTTTGTCATTGCTATGAACCTTGAAACAACCGAAGAAGAGCTGATGCATTCGGTCTTCCCGCATCCGACCCTTTCTGAAATGATGAAGGAGAGTGTTTTGGATGCCTATGGCCGAGTATTGAATGCTTAA
- the pdhA gene encoding pyruvate dehydrogenase (acetyl-transferring) E1 component subunit alpha: MAPRAKRASAGKTQTSSVTNPKAPAPADYSKEQELHAYREMLLIRRFEEKAGQLYGMGFIGGFCHLYIGQEAVVVGMQTALKSGDQIITSYRDHGHMLATGMEARGVMAELTGRRGGYSKGKGGSMHMFSKEKGFYGGHGIVGAQVPLGTGLAFANTYRGNDNLSVTYFGDGAANQGQVYESFNMAALWKLPVLYVIENNRYAMGTSVSRSSAETDFSKRGASFNIPGIKVDGMDVRAVAAAAEFAADWARSGKGPLILEMQTYRYRGHSMSDPAKYRTKEEVQKMRSEHDPIEQVKSRVIEKGWATEEELKEVDKQVRDIVAEAAEFAQNDPEPDVSELYTDILL, encoded by the coding sequence ATGGCACCGAGGGCTAAAAGAGCGTCTGCTGGCAAAACGCAGACCTCTTCTGTGACCAACCCCAAGGCACCTGCGCCTGCTGATTACAGCAAAGAGCAGGAATTGCACGCCTATCGCGAGATGCTGTTGATAAGGCGTTTCGAAGAAAAAGCTGGTCAGCTTTATGGCATGGGCTTTATTGGCGGTTTCTGCCACCTTTACATCGGACAGGAAGCTGTCGTCGTCGGTATGCAAACGGCGTTGAAGTCCGGCGATCAGATCATCACGTCTTATCGTGATCATGGCCATATGCTCGCAACCGGCATGGAAGCGCGCGGCGTGATGGCCGAACTGACCGGGCGCCGTGGAGGCTACTCCAAGGGCAAGGGCGGCTCCATGCATATGTTCTCGAAAGAGAAGGGCTTTTACGGCGGCCATGGCATCGTGGGTGCGCAGGTTCCTCTTGGAACCGGGCTTGCTTTTGCCAACACCTATCGCGGCAATGACAATCTTTCCGTGACCTATTTCGGCGATGGCGCTGCCAATCAAGGCCAGGTCTATGAAAGCTTCAATATGGCAGCACTCTGGAAGCTGCCGGTGCTTTATGTGATCGAAAACAATCGTTATGCGATGGGGACGTCGGTTTCGCGCTCTTCCGCTGAGACTGATTTTTCCAAGCGTGGCGCATCGTTCAATATCCCAGGCATCAAGGTTGATGGCATGGATGTGCGTGCCGTCGCGGCCGCTGCCGAATTCGCAGCCGATTGGGCGCGTTCGGGTAAAGGGCCGCTCATTCTCGAAATGCAGACCTATCGCTATCGTGGACACTCCATGTCCGATCCGGCGAAATACCGCACCAAGGAAGAAGTGCAGAAAATGCGCTCCGAGCACGATCCGATTGAGCAGGTTAAAAGCCGCGTGATCGAGAAAGGCTGGGCCACCGAGGAAGAGCTGAAGGAAGTTGACAAGCAGGTACGCGATATTGTCGCTGAAGCTGCCGAATTCGCTCAAAATGATCCGGAGCCGGATGTTTCCGAGCTCTACACGGATATTCTGCTCTGA
- the lipA gene encoding lipoyl synthase produces the protein MVTVLDLVNQKRVRHPEKAHRPDNEVLKKPDWIRVKAPVSRGYSETRDIVRSNKLVTVCEEAGCPNIGECWEKKHATFMIMGEICTRACAFCNISTGIPTALDPNEPENVAKAVKQMGLTHVVITSVDRDDLADGGAHHFAEVIRAIREAAPATTIEILTPDFLRKEGALEIVVKARPDVFNHNLETVPSKYLKVRPGARYFHSIRLLQRVKELDPTIFTKSGIMVGFGEERNEILQLMDDLRSADVDFMTIGQYLQPTRKHHPVVRFITPDEFKSFATIGKTKGFLLVASSPLTRSSHHAGDDFAKLKAAREAQMASRTF, from the coding sequence ATGGTTACAGTTCTCGATCTGGTGAACCAGAAACGTGTTCGTCATCCAGAAAAGGCACATCGTCCGGATAATGAAGTTCTGAAGAAGCCGGACTGGATTCGCGTCAAGGCCCCTGTTTCGCGCGGCTATTCCGAAACGCGCGATATCGTGCGCTCCAACAAGCTGGTGACCGTCTGCGAGGAAGCGGGCTGCCCGAATATTGGTGAGTGCTGGGAAAAGAAGCACGCAACCTTCATGATCATGGGCGAGATTTGCACGCGCGCCTGTGCGTTCTGCAATATTTCCACCGGTATTCCGACAGCGCTTGATCCCAATGAGCCGGAAAACGTTGCCAAGGCGGTAAAGCAAATGGGCTTGACCCATGTGGTCATTACCTCGGTTGACCGCGACGATCTGGCCGACGGCGGTGCGCATCATTTTGCGGAAGTCATCCGTGCCATCCGTGAAGCCGCACCTGCTACGACCATTGAAATTCTCACACCTGACTTCCTGCGCAAGGAAGGCGCATTGGAAATTGTGGTCAAGGCACGTCCCGATGTATTCAACCACAATCTCGAAACGGTGCCGTCGAAATATCTCAAAGTGCGCCCCGGTGCGCGCTATTTCCACTCCATTCGCCTGTTGCAGCGCGTGAAGGAACTGGACCCGACCATTTTCACCAAGTCGGGCATCATGGTTGGCTTTGGTGAAGAGCGTAATGAAATCCTCCAGCTTATGGACGATCTGCGCTCAGCCGATGTGGACTTCATGACGATTGGTCAATATCTTCAGCCGACCCGCAAGCATCATCCGGTGGTGCGCTTTATAACACCCGACGAATTCAAATCCTTTGCCACCATCGGCAAGACCAAGGGCTTCCTGCTTGTGGCGTCAAGCCCGCTGACGCGCTCGTCGCATCATGCCGGAGATGATTTTGCAAAGCTCAAGGCTGCGCGTGAAGCGCAAATGGCCAGCCGGACGTTCTGA
- the eno gene encoding phosphopyruvate hydratase, translated as MTAIIDIVGREILDSRGNPTVEVDVVLEDGSFGRAAVPSGASTGAHEAVELRDGGSRYLGKGVEKAVEAVNGKIFDAVAGLDAENQLLIDQTMIDLDGSANKANLGANAILGVSLAVAKAAAQASGLPLYRYVGGANAHVLPVPMMNIINGGAHADNPIDFQEFMILPVGASSMREAVRYGSEVFHTLKKRLQKAGHNTNVGDEGGFAPNLKNAQAALDFIVESIEQAGFKPGEDIALGLDCASTEFFKDGNYVYEGEKKTRDPKTQAKYLAKLVGDYPIVTIEDGMAEDDWEGWKILTDLVGDKCQLVGDDLFVTNSARLRDGIQMGVANSILVKVNQIGSLSETLDAVETAHKAGYTAVMSHRSGETEDSTISDLAVATNCGQIKTGSLARSDRTAKYNQLIRIEEELGSQARYAGRSALKFL; from the coding sequence ATGACTGCAATTATCGACATCGTTGGCCGCGAAATTCTCGACAGCCGTGGCAATCCGACCGTCGAAGTGGACGTGGTGCTAGAAGATGGCTCTTTTGGCCGTGCAGCGGTTCCTTCGGGTGCGTCGACCGGCGCGCATGAAGCCGTCGAGTTGCGCGATGGCGGCAGCCGTTACCTAGGCAAGGGCGTTGAAAAGGCCGTTGAAGCTGTCAATGGCAAGATTTTCGATGCGGTCGCCGGACTGGACGCTGAAAACCAGCTCTTGATCGACCAGACCATGATCGATCTCGACGGATCGGCCAACAAGGCCAATCTCGGTGCCAACGCCATTCTGGGTGTGTCGCTGGCCGTCGCCAAGGCTGCCGCACAGGCAAGCGGTCTGCCGCTTTACCGCTATGTCGGTGGTGCCAATGCCCATGTCCTGCCGGTGCCGATGATGAATATCATCAACGGCGGCGCGCATGCCGACAATCCAATCGATTTTCAGGAGTTCATGATCCTGCCGGTTGGTGCTTCGTCGATGCGCGAAGCCGTGCGTTATGGTTCGGAAGTGTTTCACACACTCAAAAAACGCTTGCAGAAAGCCGGTCACAACACCAATGTCGGTGATGAGGGCGGTTTTGCGCCAAACCTCAAGAATGCCCAGGCAGCGCTCGATTTCATCGTCGAATCCATCGAACAGGCAGGTTTCAAGCCAGGCGAGGACATTGCGCTCGGTCTTGATTGCGCCTCGACCGAATTCTTCAAGGATGGTAATTACGTCTACGAGGGCGAGAAGAAAACCCGTGATCCCAAGACCCAGGCCAAGTATCTCGCCAAGCTGGTCGGCGATTATCCAATTGTCACTATCGAGGACGGCATGGCGGAAGACGATTGGGAGGGCTGGAAAATCCTGACCGATCTTGTCGGCGATAAGTGCCAGCTCGTGGGCGACGATCTGTTCGTGACCAATTCGGCGCGTCTCAGAGACGGTATCCAAATGGGTGTGGCCAATTCGATCCTCGTCAAGGTCAACCAGATCGGCTCGCTGTCTGAAACACTTGACGCTGTCGAAACAGCCCACAAGGCGGGTTACACCGCCGTCATGTCGCATCGTTCGGGGGAAACCGAGGATTCAACGATTTCCGATCTCGCTGTTGCCACCAATTGCGGACAGATCAAGACCGGTTCGCTGGCCCGTTCCGACCGTACCGCAAAATACAACCAGTTGATCCGTATCGAGGAAGAACTCGGCTCGCAGGCGCGTTATGCCGGCCGCAGCGCTTTGAAATTCCTCTAA
- a CDS encoding pyruvate dehydrogenase complex E1 component subunit beta: MSVEILMPALSPTMEEGKLSKWLVKEGDNVTSGDVIAEIETDKATMEVEAVDEGTIGKLLIEEGAEGVKVNTPIAVLLAEGESASDIAPAAKAEASKEEAKEEPKAEQEKPEEKKADSVPAAPKVEVAADPDIPAGTEMVSTTVREALRDAMAEEMRRDEDVFVMGEEVAEYQGAYKITQGLLDEFGPRRVVDTPITEHGFAGVGVGAAMAGLKPIVEFMTFNFAMQAVDQIVNSAAKTLYMSGGQMGAPMVFRGPSGAAARVAAQHSQCYAAWYSHIPGLKVVMPYTAADAKGLLKAAIRDPNPVIFLENEILYGHHFDVPKLDDFVLPIGKARIHKQGKDATIVSFGIGMTYAIKAAEELAGLGIDVEIIDLRTIRPMDIPTVVESVKKTGRLVTVEEGFPQSSVGTEIATRVMQQAFDYLDAPILTVAGKDVPMPYAANLEKLALPTVAEVVEAVKAVTYTA; this comes from the coding sequence ATGTCTGTAGAAATTCTCATGCCCGCCCTTTCGCCGACTATGGAAGAGGGCAAACTATCCAAATGGCTGGTCAAGGAAGGCGACAATGTCACTTCCGGTGATGTGATCGCCGAAATCGAAACCGATAAGGCGACGATGGAAGTCGAAGCCGTGGATGAAGGCACCATCGGCAAATTATTGATCGAAGAAGGTGCCGAAGGCGTCAAGGTCAATACACCGATTGCCGTGCTGCTTGCCGAGGGCGAAAGCGCTTCGGATATTGCGCCTGCTGCCAAGGCCGAAGCCTCGAAGGAAGAAGCCAAGGAAGAGCCCAAGGCCGAACAGGAAAAGCCTGAAGAGAAGAAGGCTGATAGCGTTCCTGCCGCACCGAAGGTGGAAGTGGCCGCTGATCCCGATATTCCGGCTGGAACTGAAATGGTATCGACCACGGTGCGTGAAGCACTGCGCGACGCCATGGCTGAGGAAATGCGCCGCGATGAAGACGTCTTCGTCATGGGCGAGGAAGTTGCCGAATATCAGGGCGCCTACAAGATCACGCAGGGACTTCTTGACGAGTTCGGTCCGCGCCGCGTCGTTGATACCCCGATTACCGAGCACGGTTTTGCCGGTGTTGGTGTGGGTGCGGCCATGGCGGGCCTCAAGCCGATCGTCGAATTCATGACGTTCAACTTCGCCATGCAGGCGGTTGACCAGATCGTGAATTCCGCTGCCAAGACACTTTATATGTCGGGTGGTCAGATGGGTGCGCCGATGGTGTTCCGCGGGCCTTCGGGTGCGGCAGCGCGCGTGGCTGCACAGCATTCGCAGTGCTACGCTGCGTGGTACAGCCATATTCCCGGTCTGAAAGTCGTCATGCCCTATACGGCAGCTGACGCCAAGGGCTTGCTCAAGGCCGCAATCCGCGATCCCAATCCGGTGATCTTCCTTGAAAACGAAATCCTTTATGGCCATCATTTCGATGTGCCGAAGCTCGATGATTTCGTGCTGCCGATTGGCAAAGCGCGTATCCACAAGCAGGGCAAGGATGCGACCATCGTTTCGTTCGGCATCGGCATGACCTATGCAATCAAGGCTGCGGAAGAACTGGCGGGCCTTGGTATCGACGTCGAAATCATCGATCTGCGTACCATTCGTCCGATGGATATTCCGACCGTTGTTGAATCGGTGAAGAAGACGGGTCGTCTGGTGACTGTGGAGGAAGGCTTTCCGCAATCGTCGGTCGGCACTGAGATTGCCACCCGCGTCATGCAGCAGGCTTTCGACTATCTCGATGCGCCGATCCTGACCGTTGCTGGCAAGGATGTGCCGATGCCTTATGCGGCCAATCTCGAAAAGCTGGCGCTACCAACCGTGGCAGAAGTGGTGGAAGCGGTGAAAGCCGTGACCTACACGGCCTAA
- a CDS encoding CTP synthase: MARYVFITGGVVSSLGKGIAAAALAALLQARGYRVRIRKLDPYLNVDPGTMSPYQHGEVFVTDDGAETDLDLGHYERFTGRPANKQDNITTGRIYRNIIEKERRGDYLGATVQVIPHVTDEIKNFVLEGNEDYDFVLCEIGGTVGDIEAMPFLEAIRQLGNELPRGNAVYIHLTLMPYIPAAGELKTKPTQHSVKELRSIGIAPDILLVRADREIPESERRKLSLFCNVRESAVIQALDVATIYDVPIAYHKEGLDTEVLAAFGIEPAPKPRMERWQEVSNRLHNPEGEVTIAIVGKYTGLKDAYKSLIEALYHGGLANKVKVNLDWIEAEVFESEDPSPYLEKVHGILVPGGFGERGAEGKILAAKFARERKVPYFGICFGMQMACLEAARNLVGIEDASSTEFGPTKEPVVGLMTEWLKGNMLEKRAAAGDLGGTMRLGAYDAALKPGSKIAEIYGSTEIAERHRHRYEVNIDYKDRLEKAGLEFAGMSPDGVLPETVEYPDHPWFIGVQYHPELKSRPFEPHPLFASFIEAAIDQSRLV, translated from the coding sequence ATGGCGCGATATGTATTCATCACTGGCGGCGTGGTTTCTTCCCTCGGAAAAGGCATTGCCGCAGCAGCATTGGCTGCACTCCTTCAGGCACGTGGTTACCGCGTGCGTATCCGTAAACTCGACCCTTATCTGAATGTCGATCCTGGCACGATGTCGCCTTACCAGCATGGTGAGGTTTTCGTCACTGACGATGGTGCCGAAACCGATCTCGATCTTGGTCATTACGAGCGGTTCACCGGCCGTCCTGCCAACAAGCAGGATAATATCACCACCGGTCGTATCTACCGTAACATCATCGAAAAAGAACGCCGCGGCGATTATCTTGGTGCGACGGTTCAGGTTATTCCGCATGTCACCGACGAGATCAAGAATTTCGTCCTGGAAGGCAATGAGGATTATGATTTCGTGCTCTGCGAAATCGGCGGCACGGTCGGTGATATTGAAGCGATGCCGTTTCTCGAAGCCATTCGCCAGCTTGGCAATGAATTGCCACGGGGCAATGCGGTCTATATCCATTTGACATTGATGCCCTATATTCCGGCGGCAGGCGAATTGAAGACCAAGCCGACGCAGCATTCGGTCAAAGAGCTGCGTTCCATCGGTATTGCACCGGATATTCTTCTAGTGCGTGCCGACCGCGAAATTCCTGAATCCGAACGTCGCAAGCTTTCGCTGTTCTGTAATGTGCGCGAGAGCGCGGTTATTCAGGCTCTTGATGTCGCAACCATCTATGATGTGCCAATTGCCTATCACAAGGAAGGCCTCGACACGGAAGTTCTGGCAGCCTTTGGCATCGAACCTGCCCCCAAGCCGCGCATGGAGCGCTGGCAGGAAGTTTCCAACCGTCTGCACAATCCCGAAGGTGAAGTCACCATCGCCATTGTTGGTAAATATACCGGCTTGAAAGACGCATATAAGTCGCTGATCGAGGCGCTCTATCACGGCGGGCTTGCAAACAAGGTGAAGGTCAATCTCGACTGGATCGAGGCGGAAGTCTTTGAAAGCGAAGATCCGTCGCCTTATCTGGAAAAAGTGCACGGCATTCTGGTACCGGGCGGCTTTGGTGAACGGGGAGCGGAAGGCAAGATACTGGCCGCAAAATTCGCTCGCGAGCGCAAGGTGCCTTATTTCGGTATCTGTTTTGGTATGCAGATGGCATGCCTTGAAGCAGCACGCAATCTGGTTGGCATTGAGGATGCGTCCTCGACCGAGTTCGGTCCGACCAAGGAGCCGGTCGTCGGCTTGATGACCGAATGGCTGAAGGGCAACATGCTTGAAAAGCGTGCGGCGGCAGGTGACCTGGGTGGCACCATGCGTCTGGGCGCTTACGATGCGGCGTTGAAGCCGGGCTCGAAAATAGCGGAAATCTATGGTTCGACCGAGATTGCCGAGCGTCATCGCCATCGCTATGAAGTCAATATCGACTACAAGGATCGCCTTGAAAAAGCGGGTCTTGAATTTGCGGGTATGTCGCCCGACGGCGTTCTTCCGGAAACAGTCGAATATCCCGATCATCCGTGGTTTATCGGGGTGCAGTATCACCCTGAGTTGAAATCACGGCCATTTGAGCCGCATCCCCTCTTCGCCTCGTTCATCGAGGCGGCGATTGATCAAAGCAGGCTTGTTTAA
- a CDS encoding pyruvate dehydrogenase complex dihydrolipoamide acetyltransferase has protein sequence MPIKITMPALSPTMEEGNLAKWLVKEGDKVSSGDVIAEIETDKATMEVEAVDEGTVAKIVVTEGTQGVKVNSLIAILAEDGEDVAEAAKGGDAAPKAEAPKEETPKDEPKPEDKPEDKPEDKKETAPAASTPAKAEQPSADKGNRVFASPLARRIAKEAGVDVGSVKGSGPHGRIVQRDVEAAIKSGGAQASAPQAAASAPKAVSDDSVLKLFEEGSYEIVPHDGMRKTIARRLVESKQTVPHFYLTIDCELDALLALRSQINAAAPLIKTEKGEVPAYKLSVNDLVIKATALALRDIPDANVSWTDGGMIKHKRADVGVAVSIPGGLITPIVRNAETKTLSAISNEMKDLARRARDRKLKPEEYQGGSTSVSNLGMFGVKDFAAIINPPHATIFAIGAGEQRAVVKNGEIKVATVMSVTLSTDHRAVDGALAAELAQVFKRHIENPMGMLV, from the coding sequence ATGCCTATTAAAATTACCATGCCCGCCCTTTCGCCGACCATGGAAGAGGGAAACCTCGCCAAATGGCTGGTCAAGGAAGGCGACAAGGTTTCCTCCGGCGATGTGATAGCCGAAATCGAAACCGACAAGGCGACGATGGAAGTCGAAGCCGTGGATGAAGGAACGGTTGCTAAAATCGTCGTCACTGAGGGCACGCAGGGCGTCAAGGTCAACTCCCTGATTGCTATCCTTGCCGAAGACGGTGAAGACGTGGCCGAAGCCGCGAAAGGCGGCGATGCTGCGCCGAAAGCGGAAGCGCCCAAGGAAGAGACTCCAAAAGACGAGCCAAAACCTGAAGACAAGCCCGAAGACAAGCCCGAAGACAAGAAGGAAACAGCCCCTGCTGCTTCCACCCCTGCAAAGGCTGAGCAGCCGTCCGCGGATAAGGGCAATCGCGTTTTTGCATCCCCGCTGGCACGTCGTATCGCCAAGGAAGCTGGCGTTGATGTTGGTTCTGTGAAGGGCTCTGGCCCGCATGGCCGCATCGTGCAGCGCGACGTTGAAGCTGCGATCAAGTCTGGCGGCGCTCAGGCTTCTGCACCGCAGGCTGCGGCCTCTGCGCCAAAAGCCGTTTCGGATGATTCTGTTCTCAAGCTGTTTGAGGAAGGCTCTTACGAGATCGTACCGCATGACGGCATGCGCAAGACCATTGCTCGTCGTCTGGTGGAATCCAAGCAAACTGTTCCGCATTTCTACCTGACGATTGATTGCGAACTCGATGCGCTTCTGGCCTTGCGTTCGCAGATCAACGCGGCTGCACCGCTGATCAAGACCGAGAAGGGCGAGGTTCCAGCCTATAAGCTTTCGGTCAATGATCTGGTGATCAAGGCAACTGCCCTGGCGTTGCGTGATATCCCGGATGCCAACGTTTCGTGGACCGATGGTGGCATGATCAAGCACAAGCGGGCGGATGTCGGCGTCGCTGTCTCTATTCCAGGCGGATTGATTACGCCGATCGTGCGCAATGCGGAAACCAAGACGCTGTCGGCCATCTCCAACGAGATGAAGGACTTGGCCCGCCGTGCCCGCGACCGCAAGCTGAAGCCTGAGGAATATCAGGGCGGCTCGACCTCGGTCTCCAATCTGGGCATGTTCGGCGTCAAGGACTTTGCCGCGATCATCAACCCGCCGCATGCGACCATTTTTGCAATCGGCGCGGGCGAACAGCGTGCCGTCGTCAAGAATGGCGAGATCAAGGTTGCAACCGTCATGTCGGTTACGCTTTCCACCGACCACCGTGCGGTTGATGGTGCATTGGCTGCGGAATTGGCGCAGGTGTTCAAGCGTCACATCGAAAACCCGATGGGTATGCTGGTCTGA